tgtgatggtggtggtatAAAAAGAACGCCATCAGCTTGATTATGTTATTAACATTCCAACAACCATCAGTTcatatttgaatttgaatttaaacAGTAGAGTATAGAGAATATAGTAGGTTGAGTGCTTGTGAACATACAGCTCTTGCAATAACTATCAAAGTGTTCTTGTAATAACAAGTGCTCTTGTAATAACAAGAACTGTATCACTCTGTCAAGATTATGGTTCTGTATATCCTAAGAAAGAATCATATCTGTAGCTCTGCCCCAGATCCAGAAATCACCAGTGGCCTCCTTGTATACTTTCTCAATCTAAAAAAGCCAGGGGCCAAAACATTGGACTGAAAACACACTAGGGCCTGAAGGTTCACTGCTTCAGTAAACGCCAGCATACATTTTAGGCAGCACGAgatatattatgtattatgaCTGTAACACATTCTGAAAGTACAGCGCACGGTCACAACAGAGGTAAACACTGCTGTCGAGAGCTCCCCATCGTTGCTATGGTAACCAAATGGAACGACATAAAACATGCTTTAAACTGTAACTGAACCGTGTCTGTTAACGTCAGTCCAATAAGAATAACACAATTACCCCCTCCTTTCCCAGTTTCTGAGAATGAGAAAAATAAGCCTTTAGAGTTGCTGTAAGTGTACATTTCTGTGGAGGACATTTGGTATCGGTAATGAATCCCACCTCCAGCGTTCACAAATAGTCAGTcctgagaagggggggggggggtggtcttcAGAATATATAAGAGCCCCTTTGAAGAGGCCTAGGGGTCAGTGAAGTGCCTttggactggggggggggatgctggaggggggcatggggggtggggggggggtcttgctCAGGTGGAGGTGTACTTGTTGGTGACGCGGGAGTTGCTCTGGTCCGAGGCCCTGTCCGTGGGCTTGAGCTTCAGACAGGACTGCTTGTCGTCCATGGAGAGCATCTCAGGGGGCAGGCACCAACAGCACAGGCATGACtaagacacacaagacaacacatcacaacatcACACCATCACAACATGACCTTCAGTTTAtgctttgaaaagaaaaaagaaacatgaaaaACCTGATTATGCAGCTCaaatgtttgtaaatatgttaaatatgcTGTTATATTTACAGTAATATTTCATTTTTCAGTATTGGAAataatatgtttatatatgtagtttacattttttttttatatctgatAAAAATGATGGACTTAAAGAGGCAAAGTGTCTTAAGATGGTATTTCTCTGAAAATGCTTCCAGCATAGCATTATTAGCATTTAGAAATATTCAAACTGTAAAGCAATAGCAACAACAAAACTATCCAAATGGTTTATTCTAATGAGCAGCAATGGTAAACATAGTGGGCTACTGAAAGGTCTTTACCCGGAAGCAGCTCTTGAAGCGCTTGCTGACCATATAAAGAGCAATGGGGTTGATGCAGGAGTTCATGGAAGCCATGTTTATCCCTATGTAGTCCAGCACCAGGAAGAAACTGCACAGGGGTAGATAAAGtttgtgtacacacaaatatgcaggcaaatacatacaaatgtacacatgGACATGAATATCACCTGTCATGTTAATagaatattatatatgtatttcaTGGATGCACCCTGAGACTTTGACATAGTGCTTATTGACATTATTTACACTTGACTAGCTCGCTCAGCTGTGCTATGATAGCAAGGGGAGTGAAAAgtaggtgttttttttgtgatcatCACACAGCTGCAGTTATCCTTTTTTTCATAAAATTGTTTTCCATGGAAAACTGGCAGACTGTTCAGATACCTCTCGAAGGGAACACCTGGCTTACAGGACTGAAAATCAGACTAGACATAGTCTGTGTCTATCACTGCCCTGTTGGAAACTAATGCAGTATTTTGCTAAtttcaaaaatgtaaaatatttagGTTGTGGGAAGTACTTATTTTCTGTCTCAGATGTAAATAAACATTGTAAAATAGTCACTTGTAAAATCTTGTTTGTCACTTCCACGTCTGAATTTTATGTTACTCCCTTACACACCCCATGACCATGTGTCTGTCTCCTACCTACACCAGGCTTACCTATCTCAACCTCTTACCTACACCAGCCTTACCTATGTATTGTGGTCTCATATCTACACCAACCTTACCTATCTCAACCTCCTACCTACACCAGGCTTACCTATCTAATGTAGTCTCATATCTACACCAGgcacagaaatcacaaaacacaaaaacagacactgagGTAGGTGAAAACTACAAACTACTActggataaaataaatagaataaaaaaagagaatttgATATATTGCTCTAACTGTGCAAATTAAATGTAGAATGTGCATCTTCCATTGCCACTCAGAGGATAAGTCACACAGAGGGGAGTCATTATATACTGCTATTGCGGTGGGCAGTAATGGCTTCCTGTAATGGTCCTTATTACAGCAGAGTTTCCAactgaaaacacattcacatttgcataaagtAAATCCAACGCTTTATCGTCAAACTTTGAGTAGTtggtagagagagaagcatgGTTAAACTCTCCAGAAATTGATATGATGGGATTCGGGTGTTGTGTTTATAGTCTGATGGTAATGTCACACGCCGCGTCGGCTACTGCTGATGGCGGAAAGTCAACAGCAACAAAGATGGCACATGTGAACGCCCTCTGCAGATGATATGGACGCAAACTCACAACTAACAGTTCAATGTCCGGGCTACAGAAAAGCTCCTTCACAGTAACGTGTGCAGGATCACACCATCTGTTGTTCACAAGCACTGCAGtcccccctcctttcttcttACTGCTCTGTCTGGAATCTCCGTCAGTCTGGAAGCCAGGTACGGCAGAGCTGGAGTCCGAAATATGTTCCTGCCGGCACGTctcacagtgaaacacacaacactgcattCCCGATATTCCCTATGTGTCCTCGGCAGCGCCCCCCGAGCTTGTCCATCTTATTCACCAGGGACCTCACATTCCCCATGACACTCGAGGGAAGAAATGATTTATATTTCCTCCTCCTTGCTCTCCGCATGGAACCAGCCCTGCCTACCCGGAATCTGTTCTTCAACTCATCTGGGTTTTTGGGGTCTTGCTCCAGGCAGTGGTGTGGGCATGGGGAGCACTATCAGCTGGTCGCCGAGGTAAACAATACCCCTTGTCACCCATTGGCATGGTGACCCGGCACAACTAAAGTTAAAAGTGCCAGGAAGTAGAAATCAGTTCAGCCACACAGTAGCCATCTCAGCATGTAATGTTTTATCGGATGGAGCGTATTGACCGACaagacacacaagaacacaagtcACAAGACCACTTAACTGGAGCTTCTGCAACAGAGTGCTACTAGTGCGACACCATCTTGGATTATCGGATAATCTTGTAGCCTTCTAATGTCATAACTATTCCTGCCTTACCTGAGCAGCTCACAGCGGTTGGGGTCTGCCTCGTCGTAGATGGTCAGTTTGAGGATGCGGCTGAGATGCAGAGGGAGCCAGCACAGGGCGAACACCAGGACCAGGCAGAACACAGTCTTGGCCACCTCACGTCTCTGTGGACAAACTCCTGATTAGCATAGAACCAATGCTGGGATccgaaacatgtgtgtgtgtgtgtggctgatggcATCCATAGACCTGTTGGAAATGTTTTTAAGGTCAAGTggggactgtgtgtatgtgtgtatagccTATTACACTAGTGCTGGTATCCAAATATTCCATCAGATCCAAAAGCTACAAATACTGGAGTCAATAAATGGatactgaaatgtgtgtgtgcatgtatggttgtgtgtgtgtgtgtgtgtgtgtgtgtgtgtgtgtgtgtgtgtgtgtgtgtgtgtgtgtgtgtgtgtgtgtgtgtgtgtgtgtgtgtgtgtgtgtgtgtgtgtgtgtgtgtgtgaaatgatgtCCACAGACCTGTTTGAGTTGGTCGCTGAGGGCGATCTGCATGCCGTTCTTCTTGCGCAGCATCTCGCAGGTCATGAGGGTGTAAAAGACAGCTGTACACGCCAGTGGCATGCAGAAGTAGAAGCTGAACAGCCACCAGTCTTTAGCCGTCTTATAGAACTAGAAGGAGTGACAAACATCACACTTACTGCATAAAAGCAACATGATTGATATGATTTAGGCAAAAAAGTCATTTTCGGCCAAAAAAGACTGAGGCAATTATTTTAGGAAGGTGACGatatagagagaagagaagatttGAGAAgagggttgtggtggtggtttcattggcgtaacgtagttacggcgggcccaggtgcaggctattatgacgggccctagtcagtggcgtaaggcagtggttcccaaacattttacagtcccgtacccccttttttcattttgtaaccgccgccgccaccacgcccctccccccgcgcacatattccgccttcagactatttagattgatgtaaatatgtctatggcccaCGGCTgcgggcccccaagacccacggacccaggtgcgaccgcacctgctgcaccccctatagttacgcccctgtgtGGTTTGAAACGTTaataaaaaatttaaattaaattaaatacacCATGAAACACAGTGGGCTATATATAGTCTATGAATCCTGACTATGAATCCTGTTAGGCTATCTCTTGCAGCGGTTAATGGACTAGCTTATCCAGCTAACATAAAGGCCAGTTGTGCATTGCAAGCGATAGCCAGCTGTTTGTTAATGTGAttactacaacaacaaaaaatctgCACTAGAGTTGGCTAAACTGATTGATCATAACAGCGCTTTCTTTTTCGCCTTCTGCAAATTGTTAACTAGACATCAACTAGAATAAACCAACCTTACCAATTTGGTTACTGCAGCTATCAGACATTTCAGTCATTAATGTAGGACACTTGGTGCATCAAAACAGGAATCTGCCCCATTCTTCACTCTATCATGTTAAAACCGTTCCAACTTGTTGGTCACATTGTTTGAGTCAGCCTGGGAGTTCCCCTCAGCCTAACAGCGGCTCCTGTTCTCACATTCTCCGTCTTAAGATGTCAAATATGACACCATGCTGCACTGAATCCTGTTCATTTTTCTTTCGTTTGGCTAGCTTGCAGTAGTTTTTGTGCTGAAATATACTATTCGTGCTTGGTGacattctgaaaaaaaaacaccctgcaTGGATCAAGGCCAATGGAATCATCCCGTTGCCATGGtgtcatctctgttgtcacACCAACACattgtgtatttctgtttttattgttgttcgCACTATAGACTTTTTAGACTGTTTCCACATTGCAGGACTTTGCtatattttcaaaatatttaaatttTACATATTTAATACAGTCTATTGGTGAAGTAGCAATTGCTTTATATTTTGTCTGCAAGTaataatgaaaatgattttGCATTGGCATGAAATATAAatcagatggggggggggggggagagggggagtgggtAGCTTGTTTATAGCACCTGTCTCGAAATTAAGTTcagaactttgaactttgaactcgTTTTGGCTTGTAAATGCAAAGCGAGTAGGGGGTTAAGTGCGTACTCTTACCCGCATAAACTGTGTTTTCTGCATGGGATGCAGCAGACAGATCCTCAGATGCTCCCCTTTGTAGTCCATGGTGATCATGTCGAAGGCCACGGCCTCTGGAACTGCCAGGGTGATTGACAACACCCAGATCAGTATGATCTCGATTGCGGTCCATTTGGGTACGCCGATGCCCTTAATGCGGTTCCAGGATGCCACGGCTCGATACCTGCAGAGGGTAACCACAGTAGTGAAGAGGGGTTGGAGCTGAGGTTACAAACATCTGTTACTGGGAACCACAGCATTAAGAGCACAGAGGCTacatccaaaaacacacaaaaacacacaagatgtCTAAATTGCCAATTATTTTGCTGAGAATCTGATTTCAGAATGCATGAGAGGAATGACTTTAAACAAGCTGAAACTGACAACAAGCATTGTTCAATGCATTTTAAAATTGTAAAGCTCTCAAAGCCTTGGAGTGTCACATTTAGGTTTTTTAATTTAACACTTACACAGTATAAACCGTTGACAGTATAAACATCACGTTCATGCATTAATTAAAGCAGTAATCGTTTCCAAGGAAACAAACATGCTTTTAATTATGAATATGattaaaatggaaaaaaaatgtaccTGTCAATACttaatgcacacaaactcaacactgTAATTCCAACCGAAGCCTTCTGAACAAACGGGACCAGTTTGCACACTCCAACCCCAAACGGCCAATCTTCTGCCAAGAGCTGAGGGAGAAATCAGTAGTCAGAAACACAAATGCTAATCGTGTCAGTTTCAGGGTAGGCATCCTGACATCGGTTTCTCCGTACACTCAAAGGGGTGGTGTGACCCACTGTTTGGAATTTAAGGTCATAAGTTCTGTACACAAAGAGTTAAATACTACTCATAGCCCGAGGGACACAAATCCAGCGGCTTATTTTGTTCATCAGTTCACGGTACTGATATTAGGCCCTCTAGATCCACGCAGCAATCTCACTCTGCCATGCACACAGCTAGTGCTCCTGGTTATAAAGAAACCAAATTACCCCAATAACAAAGTCGAACGCAAGGGCAACCTTTGGACGTTTCATGATTCTTTACCAATGCTATTGGAAACACATGTGTCTGTCAATTCAAATCTTAATTGTTTAAAGATGCAAAGCATATTGACAGTAGCATGTGAATAATCCTTGGACAAAGCAAAATAAAGTGGTACGATGGAGCTGGAGTCATGGTATTCTCAAATAACCTTTATGTAAACAGCCACAGTGCGATCAAGCAGCTCTGAAAAACAACACCCCATCTCTGTGGACACATTATTGGGGGATTTGATGGGAAAATTGATGTGGAGCGCAAATTGAGGACACATGTGTGAAAACAGCAAGTGTCTTGACAGCATTTCACAGAATATGGTTCCAAAACCAATctcagaatgagagagagaaaaacagggggGCGCAAACTTTAACATTATATGGCAAACATGACAATTATCAATCATCAATATTATTAGTGGACCAAGGCAACCAAAACACCACTTAAAAAGCGCTTGAGAAGCCAAAGAGAATTAACTATAGTTATACATCATGTTGCCAGCACAGAACACTATAGTAAGTCAGTTGTTTTGCTGGTTATGATGGTGGTAATTACATAGgcttaattataataataaaaggcTCACCTTGTATACATTGATGGGGATGTCAATCACTATATGTAGCAGATCTCCAAGAGCCAGGCTGGCGATTAGGATATTAGGTCCGTTCCTCATGCACTTGTTCTTGTAGATTATTCTCAGCAACGTGGAATTTCCGATTATGCCAACAACAAACACGAGACAGGACACCACCGTGTTGATGTACTTGAAAGTGTCGCGGATTTCTGTGGGTCCTGTGCACATTGGAGGTGGTGGAAGTCTAGGCCGCCGAGGAATGGAGATGTTTTGACCCATGAAAGGGTTTCTGCTGCCTCCGGGTCTTGCAGTGGCAGAAGCGGGTCCCGATGGAACATCGTGGGAAACTTGCCGCAGTTGTGGATCTGGTTTGGCTTGAGCGCAAACCGCTAGACAGTGTCCCGCCACGATAAGATATGCAAACAATGCGAAATTAATCTTTGCCATCACGCTGcgtggatttaaaaaaaatgggccTTGGTGAGGGAAAAGAAACCGGTCTTTTCTAGTGAGAAAATGTATATCAAAGCTTGTAAAACAATGTAAAGATACCACTCCGCTAACTTTTGCAAAACATTGTTGATGCCTTGCAAAGTTCACAACTTACGTTATGCATATATAGGTTACTTATTATTAAAACTAAAGGTATCAAAGGAGGtcgttttttttctatttcagaATAAAAAAGGGTCTACTTCAGTTTAGACTGCTGGCATCCTTCTTGGAACTTGTTGCGCCAAATTCCTTCATATAGAGCGTGTTTCCCCAAATGATCCAACGACAGTTCCTCTTCATTGGGATATGAATTGCGATATTATTTgttcctccatttctctcctaaTTTTAAGTGATTGTAGAAAGCGATCCAACTCCTACCACTGTGAAACCCCTATTTCAGCGTTTAACAGTTTTATGCGCCGAGCGTCATCAGTTACAGAAATTATAGTCTGCTACCGACCCCTCCTACAAGTAGAGGAGCGCCCTACAACGAACGGAGGAGCTGGGCGCTGTCATTATGTGACTTCTCCAACAGAAGTCAACATTTGTCAACACTTATACACTTGCCTTGAGTACACTGATACACTA
Above is a window of Clupea harengus chromosome 21, Ch_v2.0.2, whole genome shotgun sequence DNA encoding:
- the ednrba gene encoding endothelin receptor Ba, with the translated sequence MAKINFALFAYLIVAGHCLAVCAQAKPDPQLRQVSHDVPSGPASATARPGGSRNPFMGQNISIPRRPRLPPPPMCTGPTEIRDTFKYINTVVSCLVFVVGIIGNSTLLRIIYKNKCMRNGPNILIASLALGDLLHIVIDIPINVYKLLAEDWPFGVGVCKLVPFVQKASVGITVLSLCALSIDRYRAVASWNRIKGIGVPKWTAIEIILIWVLSITLAVPEAVAFDMITMDYKGEHLRICLLHPMQKTQFMRFYKTAKDWWLFSFYFCMPLACTAVFYTLMTCEMLRKKNGMQIALSDQLKQRREVAKTVFCLVLVFALCWLPLHLSRILKLTIYDEADPNRCELLSFFLVLDYIGINMASMNSCINPIALYMVSKRFKSCFRSCLCCWCLPPEMLSMDDKQSCLKLKPTDRASDQSNSRVTNKYTST